From Falsiruegeria litorea R37, the proteins below share one genomic window:
- the mdoH gene encoding glucans biosynthesis glucosyltransferase MdoH yields the protein MPPEAPLAMPEQDFGAAFRDADAPEARQAQGVTGWRFMAFVPALIATAGLLWVIQDWFADEGINLVEGALLALISFNFFWIAFTVSTVSVGLISLSRQVAKDRPTKAEPLNVALVMPVYNEVPWYVLGNARSMLEELRARGGVHRYSMFILSDTRDDEIAAQEQASVEALRASLMPGTELYYRRRPQNTDRKVGNIADWVSRWGGAYQAMLVLDADSLMTGRAIARLTDALARDPGAGLIQSFPQLTGAQSVFARMQQFANGVYGAALAEGVARWCGQEGNYWGHNAIIRTAAFANCAGLPRLRNFRGKEQLIMSHDFVEAGLLRRAGWSVRFLPRIRGSYEETPPTLIDHVLRDRRWCQGNLQHLNLLGARGFRSISRFHLFHGAIGYLMSPIWFALLVMWALIGQGEDASVLHYFRPDNPLFPQWPQMTEGRHVLIIVLMYAMLLVPKLMGAAVLPLTGARYTEFGGGWRFTLSFVSEVILSVVYAPILMVQQMIAVFRTVLGLQRGWSPQARDGGSYGLKTLAICHALETASGLVLTAGIVSGLVSIWLAPIALSLALAIPLSALSGVTAKTARNLLGLREDYSEPAIAQAARHYRTELKSLLDGKSSATPAE from the coding sequence ATGCCCCCCGAGGCGCCGCTGGCCATGCCCGAGCAGGACTTTGGTGCAGCCTTTCGCGATGCCGACGCGCCCGAGGCGCGGCAAGCACAGGGCGTCACGGGCTGGCGGTTCATGGCCTTCGTACCCGCGTTGATCGCCACCGCCGGGCTGTTGTGGGTCATACAAGATTGGTTCGCAGACGAAGGTATCAATCTGGTCGAAGGGGCGCTTCTGGCACTGATCTCGTTCAATTTCTTCTGGATCGCCTTTACAGTGTCCACCGTGTCTGTCGGGCTTATTTCGCTGTCGCGTCAGGTCGCTAAAGATCGCCCCACCAAAGCCGAACCGCTGAACGTGGCGCTGGTGATGCCCGTCTATAACGAGGTGCCCTGGTATGTTCTGGGCAACGCGCGATCCATGCTCGAAGAGCTGCGCGCCCGAGGTGGGGTGCATCGCTATTCGATGTTCATCCTGTCAGATACCCGCGATGACGAGATTGCCGCACAGGAGCAGGCCAGTGTAGAGGCCCTGCGCGCGTCGTTGATGCCGGGGACCGAGCTTTACTATCGCCGCCGTCCCCAAAACACCGACCGCAAAGTGGGCAATATCGCCGATTGGGTCAGCCGCTGGGGCGGGGCCTATCAGGCGATGCTGGTGCTGGATGCCGACAGCCTGATGACCGGCCGCGCCATTGCCCGTCTCACTGATGCGCTGGCACGTGATCCGGGCGCGGGACTGATCCAGAGCTTTCCGCAGCTGACCGGCGCGCAGTCCGTGTTTGCCCGGATGCAGCAATTTGCCAACGGCGTCTATGGCGCGGCATTGGCCGAGGGAGTGGCGCGCTGGTGCGGGCAAGAGGGCAATTATTGGGGCCACAACGCAATCATCCGCACCGCCGCCTTCGCCAATTGTGCAGGCCTCCCACGGCTGCGCAATTTCCGGGGCAAAGAGCAACTGATCATGAGCCACGACTTTGTCGAGGCAGGGCTCTTGCGCCGCGCCGGCTGGTCGGTGCGGTTCCTGCCCCGCATTCGCGGGTCTTATGAAGAAACGCCACCGACACTGATCGACCACGTGCTGCGCGACCGGCGCTGGTGTCAGGGCAACCTGCAGCACCTCAACCTGCTGGGTGCGCGCGGCTTCCGTTCGATTTCGCGCTTCCACCTGTTCCATGGAGCCATCGGCTATCTGATGTCGCCGATCTGGTTTGCTTTGCTGGTTATGTGGGCGTTGATCGGTCAGGGTGAGGACGCCAGTGTTCTGCACTACTTCCGTCCCGACAACCCACTGTTCCCCCAGTGGCCGCAGATGACCGAAGGGCGCCATGTGCTGATCATCGTGCTGATGTATGCGATGCTGTTGGTGCCCAAGCTGATGGGCGCGGCCGTCCTTCCCCTTACCGGCGCGCGCTATACCGAGTTCGGCGGCGGCTGGCGGTTTACGCTGTCTTTCGTCTCAGAGGTGATCCTGTCGGTTGTTTATGCGCCAATCCTGATGGTACAGCAGATGATCGCAGTGTTCCGGACCGTACTGGGCCTGCAAAGGGGCTGGTCGCCACAGGCCCGGGATGGCGGCAGTTATGGGCTGAAGACGCTGGCCATCTGCCACGCGTTGGAAACGGCAAGCGGTCTGGTGCTGACGGCTGGAATAGTCTCGGGCCTGGTCTCAATCTGGCTGGCCCCGATTGCGCTCAGCCTGGCGCTGGCTATCCCGCTCTCGGCCCTGAGCGGTGTGACGGCCAAGACAGCACGCAACCTTCTGGGGCTACGTGAAGATTACAGCGAACCCGCAATCGCCCAGGCCGCGCGACATTACCGGACCGAGCTCAAGTCGCTGCTGGACGGCAAATCCTCGGCAACGCCGGCTGAGTAA
- a CDS encoding glucan biosynthesis protein — translation MKLSRRHFLASASALALAPAVGATGAGVPFDRETVVAEARDLASRPYAPRPRVPEAWQNLSYEQYREIRFRLDKALWYGTDTPYNVDFFTPGLYFPQAVKVFAVEDGLSTPVPFSLDMFKKSDKVPELPVDADTLGFSGLRLRTELHRPGKTDEFCVFQGASYFRAIGLGEAYGLSARGLALKTGDPEGEEFPDFIRFWLERPKVGQRNMVVHALMDSPSVTGAYRFDVTPGEDCVMEVEATLFAREEMEHVGLGPLTSMFLFDETNPTRFDDFRPAVHDSDGLMIHNGAGEVLWRPLANPKHLQVSSFVDTNPRGFGLMQRSREFADFADLEAHYHRRPGLWVEPKGDWGKGTVRLVEIPADQEIYDNIVAYWRPSEPYAAGQRVDIAYRLTWGEHPYRTPLPAVINTAMGKRHFAEGRVAVIDFAASELFDDLDAIDIFTQSRHVETSKGVLQRNPDTGGARLAFSFDPGERDHVELRAQLRKDGAAASEVWLYRWTA, via the coding sequence ATGAAGCTCTCCCGTCGTCACTTCCTTGCCTCTGCTTCGGCGCTTGCGCTGGCCCCTGCCGTGGGGGCCACCGGCGCAGGCGTGCCCTTTGACCGCGAGACGGTTGTGGCCGAGGCCCGCGATCTGGCCAGCCGCCCGTATGCGCCGCGCCCGCGTGTACCCGAGGCCTGGCAGAACCTGAGCTACGAGCAATACCGCGAGATCCGGTTCCGCCTCGACAAGGCGCTATGGTACGGAACTGACACGCCCTACAATGTCGATTTCTTCACACCCGGGCTCTATTTTCCGCAGGCGGTCAAGGTCTTTGCGGTCGAGGATGGCCTGTCGACGCCTGTGCCCTTCAGCCTGGACATGTTCAAGAAGTCCGACAAGGTGCCGGAACTGCCGGTCGACGCAGACACGCTTGGCTTTTCCGGCCTGCGCCTGCGCACCGAGCTGCACCGCCCCGGCAAAACGGATGAGTTCTGTGTCTTCCAAGGCGCCAGCTATTTCCGCGCCATAGGTCTGGGCGAGGCCTATGGTTTGTCCGCGCGCGGTCTGGCGTTGAAGACCGGCGACCCTGAGGGCGAGGAATTTCCCGATTTCATCCGCTTCTGGCTGGAACGTCCCAAAGTGGGCCAGCGCAACATGGTGGTGCATGCCCTGATGGACAGCCCCAGCGTCACCGGTGCCTATCGGTTCGACGTGACCCCGGGCGAGGATTGCGTGATGGAGGTCGAAGCGACGCTCTTTGCCCGCGAAGAGATGGAACATGTCGGCCTTGGTCCGCTGACCTCGATGTTCCTGTTTGATGAGACCAATCCGACCCGGTTTGACGACTTCCGCCCCGCCGTCCATGACAGCGACGGGTTGATGATCCACAATGGCGCGGGTGAAGTGCTGTGGCGCCCGCTCGCCAACCCCAAGCACCTGCAAGTGTCGTCCTTTGTCGACACCAACCCGCGCGGCTTTGGCCTGATGCAGCGATCGCGGGAGTTTGCGGATTTTGCCGATCTAGAGGCGCATTACCATCGCCGTCCCGGCCTGTGGGTCGAACCCAAGGGCGATTGGGGCAAAGGCACCGTACGCCTGGTGGAGATCCCGGCGGATCAGGAAATCTATGACAACATCGTCGCCTACTGGCGCCCGTCTGAACCTTATGCAGCGGGCCAGCGGGTCGACATCGCCTATCGCCTGACCTGGGGCGAACATCCCTATCGCACCCCCCTGCCCGCCGTCATCAACACTGCCATGGGCAAACGCCACTTTGCCGAAGGGCGCGTTGCGGTGATCGACTTCGCAGCATCCGAACTGTTCGATGATCTCGACGCCATCGACATCTTCACCCAATCCCGGCATGTGGAAACCTCCAAGGGCGTATTGCAACGCAACCCGGACACCGGCGGCGCGCGGCTGGCGTTTTCCTTTGACCCCGGCGAGCGCGATCACGTGGAGCTGCGCGCACAGTTGCGCAAGGACGGTGCGGCAGCGTCCGAAGTTTGGCTCTATCGGTGGACTGCGTGA
- a CDS encoding OpgC family protein translates to MATVSPSTDFAPVAASTATPAVRVRDPRLDFYRGIAMFIILIAHIPGDPWARWIPARFGFSDATEIFVFCSGMASAIAFGGAFVRKGWWMGTARVAFRIWQVYWAHIGLFFFVAMSMAALDQSGLFEKTYINSLNLQHFFKDPASQMVGIFTLTYVPNYFDILPMYLVVLALMPVFVGLQQKLGFWAAALASVALWAVAQTGVLALPAEPWSAREWFFNPFGWQLLFFTGFAFMRGWIPAPPVSKTLIWVSALFLVLSAPFGSWKVFLWIDAWNSDLADQIRKVWPLTKEFRDKTEFGLFRYMHFLALAYLGWVVAGEKGARLIATGTGALAQLWQVVLTLITKVGQQSLAVFVFSMAAARILGVLLDQTGRDFFPVLFANLLGFALIIGVAYLAGWFKSQPWKAKK, encoded by the coding sequence ATGGCGACCGTTTCGCCCTCAACTGATTTTGCCCCTGTCGCCGCTTCAACGGCGACACCAGCGGTGCGCGTGCGCGATCCGCGGTTGGATTTCTATCGCGGCATCGCGATGTTCATCATCCTGATTGCGCATATCCCGGGTGACCCCTGGGCGCGTTGGATCCCGGCCCGCTTCGGGTTCTCGGACGCGACCGAGATCTTTGTGTTCTGTTCGGGCATGGCCTCGGCCATTGCCTTTGGCGGCGCATTTGTGCGCAAGGGCTGGTGGATGGGCACTGCCCGCGTGGCGTTCCGTATCTGGCAGGTCTATTGGGCGCATATCGGGTTGTTTTTCTTTGTCGCCATGTCGATGGCAGCGCTGGATCAGTCGGGACTGTTCGAAAAAACCTACATCAACTCCCTCAACCTGCAGCATTTCTTCAAGGACCCGGCCTCGCAGATGGTGGGGATCTTCACGCTGACCTACGTGCCCAACTACTTTGACATCCTGCCAATGTATCTGGTGGTGCTGGCACTGATGCCCGTCTTTGTTGGCCTGCAACAAAAGCTGGGGTTCTGGGCCGCTGCTCTGGCCTCGGTCGCACTGTGGGCCGTTGCGCAAACCGGCGTGCTCGCCCTTCCGGCCGAGCCCTGGTCGGCGCGAGAATGGTTCTTCAACCCCTTTGGCTGGCAGCTGTTGTTCTTTACCGGCTTTGCCTTCATGCGCGGCTGGATTCCCGCACCGCCAGTGTCCAAGACCCTGATCTGGGTCAGCGCCCTGTTTCTGGTGTTGTCCGCGCCCTTTGGCTCGTGGAAGGTGTTCCTGTGGATCGATGCGTGGAACAGCGACCTCGCTGATCAGATCCGCAAGGTCTGGCCCCTGACCAAGGAATTCCGCGACAAGACCGAGTTTGGCCTCTTCCGCTACATGCACTTTCTTGCGTTGGCCTATTTGGGTTGGGTCGTCGCAGGTGAAAAGGGCGCCCGCCTGATCGCCACCGGGACCGGCGCGCTGGCGCAACTCTGGCAAGTCGTCCTGACCCTGATCACAAAGGTCGGACAGCAGTCGCTTGCGGTCTTTGTGTTCTCGATGGCTGCCGCACGCATCCTGGGTGTTTTGCTGGATCAAACCGGGCGTGACTTCTTTCCCGTTCTCTTTGCCAACCTGCTTGGCTTTGCGCTGATCATCGGCGTTGCCTACTTGGCGGGCTGGTTCAAATCGCAACCTTGGAAGGCCAAGAAATGA
- a CDS encoding tetratricopeptide repeat protein, whose amino-acid sequence MKQDIFGQMNSLTRDDSVEAWNGVLLGFMAHAAVTPQHLGAVLTAEPDFALGHAIKGIFTILLGRRELYSVAEQALKDAQAAMQARPVSARETLFVEALQVWLAGSPTGAVQKFEEVLRSHPEDSLAMKLSHAARFVLGDAKGMRRSIERVMPAYAPDHAGRGYLLGCHAFALEETGAYEKAEIAGRQALWMVSDDAWGLHAVAHVHDMTGNAAQGLEWLAGREDAFTHCNNFRYHVWWHKALMHLDLGQIDEVMALYDAEIRADKTDDYRDISNATSLLSRLELEGVNVGDRWEELAEFSAARTEDGCLIFADLHYLLALTGDKREDAATAMLRRIARDAQQNKCDTTRRMAQPGMDAALGLHAFGDGDYGLAFDHLANARGSMQLAGGSHAQRDVFERLTIDAGLRAGRLDAVESILDDRQAQRAGGEDNYALARRALIASGRGGENAQSVPAE is encoded by the coding sequence ATGAAACAAGACATTTTCGGACAGATGAACAGCCTGACCCGCGACGACAGCGTCGAGGCGTGGAACGGTGTCCTGCTCGGGTTCATGGCGCATGCCGCTGTAACACCGCAACATCTGGGTGCCGTACTGACCGCCGAGCCAGACTTTGCCTTGGGCCACGCGATCAAGGGGATCTTCACCATCCTGCTGGGTCGGCGCGAGCTCTATTCGGTTGCCGAACAAGCTTTGAAAGACGCCCAAGCGGCGATGCAGGCACGCCCCGTGAGTGCGCGTGAGACGCTGTTTGTCGAAGCCTTGCAGGTCTGGCTGGCTGGCAGCCCCACCGGTGCGGTCCAAAAGTTCGAAGAAGTGCTGCGCTCTCACCCCGAGGATTCGCTGGCCATGAAACTCAGCCACGCGGCGCGCTTTGTGCTAGGGGATGCCAAGGGGATGCGCCGGTCCATCGAGCGGGTGATGCCCGCCTATGCCCCCGATCACGCGGGTCGCGGCTATCTGCTGGGCTGCCACGCCTTTGCGCTTGAGGAAACCGGAGCTTATGAAAAGGCCGAGATTGCGGGCCGTCAGGCTCTGTGGATGGTGTCGGACGATGCCTGGGGTCTGCATGCGGTGGCCCATGTCCACGACATGACTGGCAATGCGGCGCAGGGTCTGGAATGGCTGGCGGGGCGCGAGGATGCCTTTACCCACTGCAACAACTTCCGCTACCACGTCTGGTGGCACAAGGCGCTGATGCATCTGGACCTGGGTCAGATCGACGAGGTGATGGCGCTGTATGATGCGGAAATTCGCGCCGACAAAACCGACGATTACCGTGACATTTCCAACGCAACCTCGCTGCTGTCGCGGCTCGAGCTTGAAGGCGTCAATGTCGGCGACCGATGGGAAGAGCTGGCTGAATTCAGCGCCGCCCGGACCGAGGATGGTTGCCTGATCTTTGCCGATCTGCACTATCTGCTGGCCCTGACCGGCGACAAGCGCGAGGACGCGGCGACCGCGATGCTGCGCCGGATCGCGCGGGACGCACAACAAAACAAATGCGATACCACCCGCCGCATGGCGCAGCCGGGCATGGACGCGGCCCTTGGCCTGCACGCCTTTGGCGACGGCGACTATGGGCTGGCGTTTGATCACCTAGCAAATGCGCGCGGGTCGATGCAACTGGCCGGTGGCAGCCACGCCCAGCGCGATGTCTTTGAACGCCTGACCATCGACGCAGGCCTGCGCGCGGGACGTCTGGACGCGGTCGAAAGCATTCTGGATGACCGTCAAGCCCAGCGCGCCGGTGGTGAAGACAACTATGCTCTGGCCCGCCGTGCGCTGATTGCCTCTGGACGTGGCGGTGAGAACGCGCAAAGCGTCCCCGCAGAATAA
- a CDS encoding CaiB/BaiF CoA transferase family protein: MAVSEGALAGVKVLDLSRILAGPTCTQLLGDLGASVLKIENPVTGGDDTRQWGPPYVTDAEGNTSDLSAYFMSANRNKKSVAVDITTPDGQATIRRLAAEADILIENFKPGGLAKYGLDYASISKELPGLVYCSISGYGQTGPNAAKPGYDLMAQGYGGIMSLTGEPTGAPMKVGVGIADVMCGMYATVGILAALRHAERTGEGQQIDIALVDAQVSWLINEGVNYLTSGNVPQRRGNGHPNIVPYDVYETADGHVILAVGNDSQFTRFCGFLGLDNLPTDERFATNPARLEHRDALNAILRPALLNHDTQTVIRELETLKVPVGPVQSLDQVFDSDQVAAREMQIDMQAAPGPVHLIGNPLNFSRTPVTYRHAPPTFGADTETVLNSKTPFKD; this comes from the coding sequence ATGGCCGTATCTGAGGGCGCGCTTGCGGGCGTCAAGGTTCTGGACCTCAGCCGCATTCTTGCCGGTCCCACATGTACGCAGCTATTGGGCGATCTGGGCGCAAGTGTCCTGAAGATCGAAAACCCGGTCACGGGCGGTGATGACACCCGGCAATGGGGTCCCCCGTATGTGACAGATGCAGAAGGCAACACCAGCGACCTGAGCGCCTATTTCATGTCCGCCAACCGCAACAAGAAATCCGTCGCGGTGGACATAACCACCCCAGATGGCCAGGCCACCATCCGCCGTCTGGCGGCCGAGGCGGACATTCTGATCGAGAACTTCAAACCCGGTGGTCTGGCCAAATACGGGTTGGATTACGCCAGCATCTCCAAAGAGTTGCCCGGCCTCGTCTATTGTTCGATCTCGGGCTACGGGCAGACCGGACCAAATGCCGCGAAACCCGGATACGACCTGATGGCGCAAGGTTATGGCGGGATCATGTCGCTGACCGGTGAACCGACAGGCGCACCGATGAAGGTGGGTGTTGGCATCGCGGACGTGATGTGCGGGATGTATGCAACCGTTGGCATCCTCGCCGCCCTGCGCCACGCCGAACGCACAGGCGAAGGCCAGCAGATCGACATCGCTCTGGTCGATGCACAGGTGTCGTGGTTGATCAACGAAGGTGTGAACTATCTGACCAGCGGCAATGTCCCACAGCGGCGCGGCAATGGGCATCCCAATATCGTACCCTATGACGTCTATGAAACCGCCGATGGTCACGTGATCCTGGCCGTGGGCAATGACAGCCAGTTCACCCGGTTTTGCGGATTTCTGGGTTTGGACAACCTGCCGACAGACGAACGGTTTGCCACCAACCCCGCCCGACTTGAACACCGCGATGCATTGAATGCCATCCTGCGCCCCGCTTTGCTAAACCACGATACCCAAACGGTGATTCGCGAGCTTGAGACGCTCAAGGTGCCTGTTGGTCCGGTGCAGTCGCTGGATCAGGTCTTTGACAGCGATCAGGTCGCCGCGCGCGAGATGCAGATCGATATGCAGGCCGCCCCTGGCCCTGTGCACCTGATCGGCAATCCGCTGAATTTCAGCCGCACGCCTGTAACATATCGACATGCTCCGCCGACCTTTGGGGCCGACACTGAAACAGTTCTTAACAGCAAAACACCCTTCAAAGACTGA
- a CDS encoding thiamine pyrophosphate-binding protein, protein MSNPSPRAADLLARRLYEAGCRHAFGMPGGEVLTLVDALEQAGITFHLAKHENAAGFMAEGVHHADGAPAILVGTIGPGAMNGINVVANALQDRVPMIVLSGCVDEDEALTYTHQVMDHQAVFRPITKGSFRLTAKGADIIADKAVSLAMQPRPGPVHIDVPISVADTRVTGVPLRRLAPAARVVPQGAKLAQAREWLADSKRPIAIVGLDLLAETSACVLRAFLEHYQIPFVTTYKAKGILTEDHPLCLGGAGLSPLADKHLLPLVEQADLILCLGYDPIEMRPGWREAWDPSKQRVIDIATVPNDHYMHQASLNFVAHVGETLEVLAKGNAARAVWSGGEPQATKMALAQAFPQDDDWGPAAVIAETRDVMPPQTLATADSGAHRILLSQMWNCTEPRGLIQSSALCTMGCAVPMAIGRKLAQPDRPVVSFSGDAGLLMVAGELATAAELDTRAIFVVFVDASLALIELKQRQRQMTNRGVDFGHHDFAAMGRAFGGAGHTVRNRTELRSALEQAQQADTFTVIAAEIEREGYDGRI, encoded by the coding sequence ATGTCCAACCCATCCCCACGTGCCGCAGATCTGCTGGCGCGCCGCCTGTACGAAGCCGGATGTCGGCATGCATTCGGCATGCCCGGGGGAGAGGTGTTGACGCTGGTGGATGCGTTGGAGCAGGCCGGGATAACCTTTCATCTGGCCAAGCACGAAAACGCAGCCGGTTTCATGGCCGAGGGCGTGCATCATGCCGACGGCGCGCCCGCCATTCTGGTCGGTACGATTGGGCCAGGGGCAATGAACGGGATCAACGTGGTCGCAAATGCACTGCAGGATCGGGTACCGATGATTGTCCTGTCGGGGTGCGTCGACGAGGATGAGGCGCTGACCTACACCCATCAGGTGATGGATCATCAGGCTGTGTTTCGCCCCATCACCAAGGGCAGCTTTCGACTGACCGCAAAGGGCGCCGACATCATCGCCGACAAGGCGGTGTCGCTTGCGATGCAGCCCCGCCCAGGCCCGGTGCACATCGACGTTCCGATCTCGGTAGCGGACACGCGCGTGACGGGCGTTCCCCTGCGGCGGCTGGCCCCGGCGGCGCGGGTGGTGCCCCAGGGTGCGAAACTGGCGCAGGCCCGCGAGTGGCTGGCCGACAGCAAGCGCCCCATAGCCATTGTTGGTCTGGACCTGCTGGCCGAAACCTCGGCCTGCGTGTTGCGGGCGTTCCTTGAGCACTACCAGATCCCATTTGTAACCACCTACAAGGCCAAGGGCATCCTGACCGAGGATCATCCATTGTGCCTGGGCGGAGCAGGCCTATCGCCTCTGGCGGACAAGCATTTGTTGCCACTGGTTGAACAGGCCGATCTGATCCTGTGCCTGGGCTACGACCCAATCGAAATGCGCCCCGGCTGGCGCGAGGCCTGGGACCCGTCGAAACAGCGGGTCATCGACATCGCCACCGTGCCCAACGATCATTACATGCATCAGGCCAGCCTGAACTTTGTCGCCCATGTGGGCGAAACGCTTGAAGTCCTCGCCAAAGGCAACGCCGCGCGCGCGGTCTGGTCCGGGGGTGAGCCGCAGGCGACCAAAATGGCGCTGGCACAAGCGTTTCCGCAGGATGACGACTGGGGCCCTGCCGCCGTTATTGCCGAAACCCGCGATGTGATGCCCCCCCAGACGCTGGCCACCGCAGACAGCGGTGCGCATCGCATTCTGCTGAGCCAGATGTGGAACTGCACCGAGCCGCGTGGCCTGATCCAGAGCTCTGCGCTCTGCACCATGGGCTGCGCCGTGCCGATGGCGATTGGTCGCAAGCTGGCGCAACCGGATCGTCCCGTGGTCAGTTTCTCGGGCGATGCCGGCCTGCTGATGGTCGCCGGAGAGCTTGCCACCGCAGCTGAGCTGGACACGCGCGCAATCTTTGTCGTGTTCGTGGACGCCAGCCTTGCGCTCATCGAGTTGAAACAACGCCAACGCCAGATGACCAACCGGGGCGTCGATTTCGGGCATCACGACTTTGCCGCCATGGGCCGCGCATTTGGCGGTGCGGGCCACACTGTGCGCAATCGGACCGAACTGCGGTCCGCTTTGGAACAGGCACAGCAGGCCGACACTTTCACCGTGATCGCAGCCGAGATCGAGCGGGAGGGATACGATGGCCGTATCTGA
- a CDS encoding DUF302 domain-containing protein translates to MFRSVVFMSVFMFAMPAWAGDLQPREGWAVYPTSQTYEALIKAVKTAVKSNGLIVVTQAGPTKAAANRGITIPGNRVIGVFNNDFAVRVLETSTAAMIEAPIRMYVTENEGGTATLSYKLPSHVMAPYSDEGGAALAAIAQELDARFLAIADDATKGSH, encoded by the coding sequence ATGTTTCGATCTGTTGTGTTCATGAGTGTCTTTATGTTCGCTATGCCAGCCTGGGCAGGCGATCTGCAACCGCGTGAAGGTTGGGCGGTTTACCCCACATCGCAGACCTATGAGGCGCTGATCAAAGCGGTGAAGACAGCCGTCAAATCCAATGGGCTTATCGTCGTCACCCAAGCAGGGCCAACCAAGGCCGCTGCCAATCGCGGCATCACCATTCCCGGAAACCGGGTCATTGGTGTTTTCAACAACGACTTCGCCGTGCGGGTGCTGGAAACGTCGACCGCAGCGATGATCGAGGCGCCAATCCGCATGTATGTGACAGAAAACGAGGGTGGCACCGCAACGCTGTCCTATAAACTTCCTTCGCATGTCATGGCCCCCTACAGCGATGAGGGCGGCGCGGCGCTTGCGGCGATTGCTCAGGAATTGGACGCCAGGTTTCTGGCCATCGCCGACGATGCAACAAAAGGGTCACACTGA
- a CDS encoding acetolactate synthase large subunit, translated as MNGAESLVHTLLDSGVEVCFTNPGTSEMHFVAALDHIPGMRSVLTLFEGVATGAADGYYRMAGKPASTLLHLGPGLANGISNLHNAKKAGSGVVNIVGEHAASHLELDAPLTADIEGLARPVSHWVHSAKSAADVGADAARSVQAANTAPGQVATLILPSDTAWTNGGQVAAPLAPPVRVMPAEADIAAAAAALDGADSLLLLGGEALTAEALELAGQIAAQTGCALLSEWSNARMERGAGRVPVARVPYPIDLAVEVLAPFKRIVLVGARAPIGFFAYPGKPAVLTAEGAKIIELADWSADLHGTLEGLCVAVGAEGAQPDLATRNSEVSVTGPLNPDSIAQVLGQKIPEGAIVVDESITTGRAFHPVTKGSAPHTWLNNCGGSIGYSLSCAIGAAIACPDRKVLTLTGDGSALYMPQALWTMAREQLDITVVIWANHSYQILRGELTNVGVQNPGPRAIDMLTLDRPRIDWIAQARAMGVDGVRVDSAEGFSDALEDAFAAPGPRLIEVSM; from the coding sequence ATGAATGGAGCAGAGAGCCTGGTGCACACGCTCCTGGACAGCGGGGTCGAGGTCTGCTTCACCAACCCCGGCACCTCCGAGATGCATTTTGTGGCCGCGCTGGACCATATCCCCGGCATGCGCTCGGTTCTGACCCTGTTCGAAGGCGTCGCAACCGGGGCTGCGGACGGCTACTACCGGATGGCGGGCAAACCGGCCTCGACCCTGCTGCATCTGGGGCCGGGACTGGCAAATGGCATCTCGAACCTGCACAACGCCAAGAAGGCGGGATCCGGCGTGGTCAACATCGTGGGGGAACACGCAGCGTCTCATCTGGAGCTGGATGCACCACTGACGGCAGATATCGAGGGGCTGGCGCGACCGGTGTCCCATTGGGTTCACAGCGCCAAATCGGCAGCGGATGTCGGAGCAGATGCCGCCCGGTCGGTACAGGCGGCAAACACCGCTCCGGGTCAGGTCGCGACGCTGATCCTGCCATCCGACACGGCCTGGACCAATGGCGGTCAAGTGGCCGCACCTCTGGCACCTCCGGTTCGTGTGATGCCTGCCGAGGCTGACATTGCCGCAGCGGCCGCTGCCCTGGACGGAGCAGACAGCCTGTTGCTGTTGGGCGGCGAGGCCTTGACGGCAGAAGCGTTGGAATTGGCAGGACAGATCGCCGCGCAAACGGGATGTGCGCTGTTGTCGGAATGGTCCAATGCCCGGATGGAGCGCGGGGCAGGGCGGGTGCCGGTAGCTCGAGTGCCTTATCCGATTGATCTGGCGGTCGAGGTCCTGGCGCCCTTCAAACGCATCGTATTGGTTGGCGCGCGCGCTCCCATCGGGTTCTTTGCCTATCCCGGTAAGCCAGCGGTTTTGACAGCAGAAGGGGCCAAGATCATCGAATTGGCAGACTGGAGCGCCGATTTGCATGGCACGCTGGAGGGGCTTTGTGTGGCAGTGGGGGCCGAGGGAGCCCAGCCAGATCTGGCCACGCGCAACTCTGAGGTTTCGGTGACCGGTCCGCTTAACCCGGACAGCATTGCGCAGGTCTTGGGGCAGAAAATCCCTGAAGGTGCCATCGTTGTGGACGAATCCATCACCACAGGCCGCGCCTTTCATCCCGTGACCAAGGGATCAGCACCCCACACATGGCTCAACAATTGCGGCGGCTCGATCGGCTATTCGCTGTCTTGCGCCATTGGGGCTGCGATTGCCTGCCCGGATCGCAAGGTGCTGACGCTGACGGGGGATGGGTCGGCGCTCTACATGCCACAGGCGCTTTGGACCATGGCGCGCGAGCAGTTGGACATCACCGTGGTGATCTGGGCCAACCATTCCTATCAGATTTTGCGGGGCGAGTTGACCAACGTAGGTGTGCAGAACCCAGGGCCCCGGGCCATCGACATGCTGACGCTGGATCGCCCCCGGATCGACTGGATCGCACAGGCCCGTGCCATGGGGGTAGACGGTGTGCGGGTTGACAGCGCCGAGGGGTTTTCGGACGCGCTGGAGGATGCCTTTGCCGCGCCAGGCCCGCGGTTGATCGAGGTGTCGATGTGA